Proteins encoded together in one Amblyomma americanum isolate KBUSLIRL-KWMA chromosome 1, ASM5285725v1, whole genome shotgun sequence window:
- the LOC144099461 gene encoding uncharacterized protein LOC144099461, producing the protein MQRPQPLAMLHTGHVRAGTFNRNVACIANLRPSFAFLVCRSHLQEGTKATSAVVRCLWELLVINAEFELFKKELRRAAYDDCCDDSQDDLLSEFFRTDPQPLAMAAHDGTEWPPQPQQLPHPVPQPQQQPQPQQQPQSQPQQQPQPEPQQQPKSTEAAGTRSSASGSCCLSGIIEGAIGCPRHPLVLGRSSGFPPCGRTPAVQLLRRSDVLQRPVGGAH; encoded by the exons ATGCAGAGGCCACAGCCACTGGCGATGCTTCACACCGGGCACGTGCGAGCGGGGACCTTCAACCGCAACGTGGCTTGCATCGCCAACCTGCGGCCTTCGTTCGCGTTCCTCGTCTGCCGATCTCATCTACAAGAGGGCACGAAGG CTACCTCCGCAGTGGTCCGATGCCTTTGGGAGCTGCTGGTCATCAACGCGGAGTTCGAACTCTTCAAGAAGGAACTGAGGCGTGCTGCGTACGACGACTGCTGTGACGACTCCCAAGACGACCTCCTGAGCGAGTTCTTCCGCACCGACCCGCAGCCACTCGCGATGGCCGCCCATGACGGCACTGAATGgccgccgcagccgcagcagctgccgcaTCCGGTGCCGCAGcctcagcagcagccgcagcctcagcagcagccgcagtcgcagccgcagcagcagccgcaacctGAGCCTCAGCAGCAGCCGAAGAGCACGGAAGCTGC CGGCACCAGGTCGTCCGCGTCCGGCTCGTGCTGCCTGAGCGGCATCATAGAGGGCGCCATCGGGTGCCCGCGCCATCCCCTGGTGCTGGGCCGCTCGTCGGGGTTCCCTCCCTGTGGGCGAACCCCCGCCGTGCAACTTCTGCGGCGATCCGACGTCCTACAGCGCCCTGTCGGAGGCGCCCATTGA